A single Sulfurimonas aquatica DNA region contains:
- a CDS encoding toll/interleukin-1 receptor domain-containing protein gives MIFISYSTKDLRVAQKINDGFLSQNTKTWFADENIKTSENYSAAITSAIKEASCIVLVFSQNANGSQHIPRELDLATKYQKKIFPVRIEDCEPEEGMEYFLSTVQWFNAFDDSEEKVETFVTNTLKQLGLVYDNRKYIDEDNIDEFCVQHFKLMGYKLALYNRENWKSVGSVKSAIKKEPKKESQILNYLEEHNAIYAYKEKKSLIIIPKYLQKATTTYYKAIEASYFYDAREVIYSSSFLESTQEKFHLDMKDDNIDFKKRSLIVDSFRQLEYKELIKKSLLPILFYQYVKHPPKYKEAKYALPFTGEYKDGEKLPNLFLNFSMFPNWWGATKDRLEDIRGNYYKGFTDAYKELLYTEKFQKIVSSAQQYNHYNGRLAETLAEVFFNKNNLVVQSFGVEHIVGNALNFIEKTNDVENQESKKVMSRFMSSPDLLILKLNEQNQMINSFFFDVKYRNFSSEEEFNESLTKNQDLYKHAKKYHVNWDEVYLFLFAHFRDEKRTEVYILNVGEVSKGKVKSPPNIQKNTDFFWLDDKSVTDLYKYANLIWH, from the coding sequence ATGATATTTATATCGTACTCGACTAAAGACTTAAGGGTAGCTCAGAAGATCAATGATGGATTTTTGAGTCAAAACACAAAGACTTGGTTTGCTGATGAGAACATAAAGACGAGCGAGAACTACTCAGCGGCGATAACTTCCGCCATAAAAGAAGCCTCTTGCATTGTTTTGGTTTTTTCACAAAACGCAAACGGCTCACAGCATATTCCAAGAGAGTTGGACTTGGCTACGAAGTATCAAAAAAAGATTTTCCCTGTACGTATAGAAGATTGTGAGCCAGAGGAGGGAATGGAGTACTTTTTATCTACCGTGCAGTGGTTTAATGCGTTTGATGATAGTGAAGAAAAAGTAGAGACCTTTGTAACAAACACGTTAAAACAGCTCGGACTCGTTTACGATAACAGAAAATACATCGACGAGGATAACATAGATGAGTTTTGCGTGCAACACTTTAAACTTATGGGCTACAAGCTCGCCCTTTACAACAGAGAGAACTGGAAGAGTGTTGGCTCCGTTAAAAGCGCTATAAAAAAAGAGCCAAAAAAAGAATCACAGATACTTAACTACCTTGAAGAGCATAATGCCATATACGCTTATAAAGAGAAAAAGTCGTTGATCATCATTCCAAAGTATTTGCAAAAGGCGACTACCACTTACTATAAAGCGATAGAGGCAAGTTACTTTTACGATGCGAGGGAAGTTATATATAGTAGTTCATTTTTAGAGTCGACGCAAGAGAAATTCCATCTAGACATGAAAGATGACAACATCGACTTTAAAAAAAGGTCGCTTATCGTTGATAGCTTTAGACAACTAGAGTACAAGGAGTTGATAAAAAAGTCATTGCTGCCTATTCTCTTTTATCAGTATGTAAAACACCCACCAAAATACAAAGAAGCAAAATATGCTCTCCCATTTACAGGGGAGTATAAAGATGGGGAGAAACTCCCAAATCTTTTTTTAAACTTTTCGATGTTTCCAAATTGGTGGGGTGCCACAAAAGATAGGCTTGAAGATATTAGAGGAAACTACTATAAAGGCTTTACAGATGCATATAAAGAACTGCTGTATACGGAGAAGTTTCAAAAGATAGTTTCAAGTGCACAGCAGTATAACCATTACAACGGGCGTCTAGCAGAGACGTTAGCGGAAGTTTTTTTCAACAAAAACAACCTTGTGGTTCAAAGTTTTGGAGTTGAGCATATAGTAGGAAACGCTCTTAATTTTATCGAGAAAACAAATGATGTAGAAAACCAAGAGTCTAAAAAGGTTATGAGTAGGTTTATGAGTTCGCCTGATCTGCTTATACTAAAACTTAATGAGCAAAACCAGATGATAAACTCATTCTTTTTTGACGTGAAGTACAGAAACTTTTCGTCTGAAGAGGAGTTTAACGAAAGTCTCACTAAAAACCAAGATCTCTATAAACACGCTAAGAAGTATCATGTAAACTGGGATGAAGTCTATCTCTTTTTGTTTGCCCATTTTAGAGATGAGAAGAGAACCGAAGTATACATACTTAACGTCGGCGAAGTGAGTAAGGGCAAAGTAAAGAGCCCGCCAAATATACAAAAAAACACGGATTTCTTTTGGTTGGATGACAAAAGCGTTACTGATCTATATAAGTACGCTAATTTGATTTGGCATTAG